A DNA window from uncultured Methanoregula sp. contains the following coding sequences:
- a CDS encoding WD40 repeat domain-containing protein, producing the protein MKSTWFFLITAGLICSGCFTGIAAATSIVTDWTERPLVDNSPFSGVQISADGNTVFAGGNQMLVRNWDGTSHYGGRSGFVAAMSPEGDYTVTAQDRVVTLLNNKGEPLWERNMPATVSAVAISRNGDVIISADVTGYYNSWARNGDFYGRINEALPKKIVISRNADLVVATTDGGIRVFDSGLNLKWADNTSGSLYTYIGISADGSTILTSGATRLASYTPGGKLNWMRDDVTKDAILDMAISEDGSAIILGSQDNAVTAVDRFGKTHWTYTTGTSWANSVGVSKDASVIAAGTNDGTVYVLDHGGSLQIKRDLKSIIQPRSLAVSRDGTKIVVSDQYHLNGLSVLGSGVDEGMVVYTSTPINPAARYTTPETQRIPDPTLVLTPATRETTSPPAAPVTTPKSSISPLTGILALVSLALVLARVRE; encoded by the coding sequence ATGAAGAGCACGTGGTTTTTCCTGATCACCGCAGGCCTCATTTGTTCTGGTTGTTTTACGGGAATCGCTGCCGCAACCAGTATCGTCACCGACTGGACCGAGCGCCCTCTTGTCGACAACAGTCCGTTCTCGGGGGTCCAGATCTCGGCTGACGGCAACACGGTCTTTGCCGGGGGAAACCAGATGCTGGTGCGGAACTGGGACGGGACTTCCCATTATGGCGGGCGATCCGGGTTTGTTGCGGCAATGAGCCCCGAGGGCGATTACACAGTGACAGCGCAGGACCGGGTCGTGACCCTGCTGAACAACAAGGGCGAACCGCTCTGGGAACGGAATATGCCGGCCACGGTCAGCGCGGTTGCCATATCCCGCAACGGGGACGTGATCATATCGGCCGATGTGACCGGGTATTACAACTCGTGGGCGAGAAACGGGGATTTTTACGGGCGTATCAATGAAGCGCTCCCCAAGAAGATCGTGATCTCCCGGAACGCCGATCTCGTGGTGGCAACAACGGACGGGGGGATCCGGGTCTTCGACAGCGGGCTGAACCTGAAGTGGGCCGACAACACGAGCGGGAGCCTCTATACCTACATTGGCATATCAGCGGATGGCTCCACCATCCTGACCTCGGGAGCTACCCGCCTCGCATCCTATACCCCGGGAGGGAAACTCAACTGGATGCGGGACGACGTGACCAAAGACGCGATCCTCGATATGGCCATTTCCGAGGATGGATCGGCCATCATTCTCGGGAGTCAGGACAATGCCGTGACGGCCGTCGACCGGTTCGGCAAGACCCACTGGACGTATACTACCGGGACCAGCTGGGCCAATTCTGTGGGTGTATCGAAGGACGCGTCGGTCATCGCGGCCGGTACCAATGACGGGACCGTGTATGTGCTCGATCACGGGGGCTCGCTCCAGATAAAGCGGGATCTCAAATCCATCATCCAGCCGCGCTCGCTTGCCGTGAGCCGCGATGGCACAAAGATCGTGGTCTCCGACCAGTACCACTTAAACGGCCTGTCCGTGCTTGGCAGCGGCGTTGATGAGGGCATGGTGGTCTACACGTCCACACCCATCAACCCCGCTGCCCGTTATACAACTCCGGAGACCCAGAGAATCCCTGACCCGACGCTGGTCCTGACTCCCGCGACAAGGGAAACAACATCCCCCCCGGCTGCCCCGGTGACAACCCCGAAGTCCTCGATCAGTCCCTTGACGGGCATCCTTGCCCTGGTATCGCTTGCGCTGGTACTTGCCAGAGTGAGAGAATAA
- a CDS encoding carbonic anhydrase, protein MNPPKSPAHSSRHETGSPLIDELLAGNKRFRQNEFLEQYDRYSTIAKQQHPRVLWIGCSDSRIQSGHITNAQPGMLFIHRNIGNIIPVQDWNFATVLEYALDHLHIQDIVICGHSDCGAIKALDGDVESSFIQIWLNNAMEAKERVDAKIATPVTLEEQRERLSLIAQENIRLQIEHLQMYPQAKKALAEKRLRIHGLYYNLDNGILEKIQ, encoded by the coding sequence ATGAACCCGCCAAAGTCCCCGGCCCATTCCTCCCGCCACGAGACCGGATCCCCACTCATCGATGAGTTGCTCGCCGGTAACAAACGGTTCCGGCAGAATGAATTCCTGGAACAGTACGACCGGTATTCCACGATAGCCAAGCAGCAGCACCCAAGAGTCCTCTGGATCGGGTGTTCGGATTCCCGGATCCAGAGCGGGCATATAACGAATGCCCAGCCGGGGATGCTCTTCATCCACCGGAATATCGGGAACATCATCCCGGTGCAGGACTGGAATTTCGCAACTGTCCTCGAATATGCTCTCGACCACCTGCACATACAGGACATTGTGATCTGCGGCCATTCGGACTGCGGGGCGATAAAAGCCCTGGATGGCGATGTGGAGAGCTCGTTCATCCAGATCTGGCTCAACAATGCAATGGAGGCAAAGGAGCGGGTTGATGCAAAGATTGCCACACCTGTGACTCTTGAAGAACAGAGGGAGCGCCTGAGCCTGATCGCCCAGGAGAATATCCGGCTCCAGATCGAACACCTGCAGATGTATCCCCAGGCAAAGAAGGCCCTTGCCGAGAAGAGGCTCCGGATCCACGGGCTCTATTACAATCTTGATAACGGCATTCTTGAAAAGATCCAGTAA
- the leuS gene encoding leucine--tRNA ligase gives MSEFNLQQFEEEAHEKWAHAFESNPSKLDKYYLNVAFPYPSGAMHVGHGRTYIVPDVIARYQRMKGKQVLFPMAFHVTGAPVVGISKRIAKKDEKTIKLYRDLYRVPQNVLEEFVDPLTIVKHFAAEYQRVMTDCGLSIDWRRRFITVDPTYSKFIEWQWKHLYEAGHVIKGAHPVRYCTVDENPVGDHDLLEGDKAEVIKFTMVMFRFGDAFIPCATLRPETIHGVTNLWANPEVTYVRALVDGKPWIVSKEAAEKLALQDHTVEIKEEIKGSNLVNKTVTHPLCGEVLILPAPFVDPDMASGMVMSVPAHAPFDYIALRDLQQAGKYKEIKPIPLIKVEGYGEVPAQYAVEKAGILNQMDSRMDALTQEIYSAEFSKGKLFEKYGGKPVRVAREEVAVLMTEKYDSVVMYEFDVRPVVCRCGNRVKVKILHDQWFLKYSDPAWKAEVSDHLKDMALVPPEVRVEFDRTVDWLKDWACTRRVGLGTRFPWDTQQLIEPLSDSTVYMAYYTIAHRIREIDSKLLTPEVFDYIFLGKKSPDLPEKKKLDAMREEFLYWYPYDFRFSAKDLISNHLTFQIFHHTTVFAGHKELLPKGMVVFGMGLLNGAKMSSSKGNVFLLEDAVREFGGDTVRMFLMGSAEPWQDFDWRNELVLSTKKQIERFYNTVMEIKDATGEPHDIDRWLASRLQAHIGRTTEALDKFQTRQALQEAYFGIETDLKWYRRRLGKDCDGSRELHTLCSVWTRLLAPFIPFTAEYLWKELAGEGLASFAPWPVADKKLVNEKAELAEELLMRTVEDVESIKKLIQITPKSITLALAPEWKHQIFRMIAAADDKNTVVKEIMKDESMRKRGRDATDAARQCTTLIHRLPPHVVEPLLREPISEKAVFESAKAFLEQEFGVPVHIVEAEGSGLLKAGTALPFKPAIIIE, from the coding sequence TTGAGCGAATTCAATCTCCAGCAATTCGAAGAAGAAGCGCACGAGAAGTGGGCCCACGCTTTTGAGTCCAACCCCTCGAAACTGGACAAGTATTACCTGAATGTCGCGTTCCCCTACCCGAGCGGGGCAATGCACGTGGGGCACGGCCGGACGTACATCGTGCCGGACGTGATCGCACGCTACCAGCGGATGAAGGGAAAGCAGGTGCTCTTCCCGATGGCGTTCCACGTAACAGGCGCTCCCGTGGTCGGCATCTCCAAGAGGATCGCAAAGAAGGACGAGAAGACCATCAAGCTCTACCGGGATCTCTACCGGGTCCCGCAGAACGTGCTCGAGGAGTTTGTCGACCCGTTGACGATCGTCAAGCACTTTGCTGCCGAGTACCAGCGGGTCATGACCGACTGCGGGCTCTCGATCGACTGGCGCCGGCGGTTCATCACGGTCGACCCCACGTACTCCAAGTTCATCGAATGGCAGTGGAAGCACCTGTACGAGGCGGGCCATGTCATCAAGGGCGCCCACCCGGTGCGGTACTGCACGGTGGACGAGAACCCGGTCGGGGACCACGATCTCCTCGAAGGCGACAAGGCCGAAGTGATCAAGTTCACGATGGTCATGTTCCGGTTCGGCGATGCGTTCATCCCGTGCGCAACCCTCCGGCCCGAGACCATCCACGGTGTGACGAACCTCTGGGCCAACCCCGAAGTCACGTATGTCAGGGCGCTTGTCGATGGCAAGCCCTGGATCGTTTCAAAGGAAGCAGCCGAGAAACTCGCCCTCCAGGACCACACGGTCGAGATAAAAGAAGAGATCAAGGGAAGCAACCTTGTCAACAAGACCGTCACCCACCCGCTCTGCGGCGAAGTTCTGATCCTCCCCGCCCCGTTCGTTGACCCCGACATGGCAAGCGGCATGGTCATGAGCGTTCCCGCCCATGCCCCGTTCGATTACATCGCCCTCCGCGACCTCCAGCAGGCCGGGAAATACAAGGAGATCAAGCCGATCCCCTTAATCAAGGTGGAAGGGTACGGGGAAGTCCCCGCCCAGTACGCGGTCGAGAAGGCCGGCATCCTCAACCAGATGGACAGCCGGATGGATGCACTCACGCAGGAGATATACTCGGCCGAGTTCTCGAAGGGCAAGCTCTTCGAGAAGTACGGCGGCAAGCCCGTCCGGGTTGCCCGCGAGGAAGTCGCTGTCCTCATGACCGAGAAGTACGACTCGGTCGTGATGTACGAGTTCGATGTCCGCCCCGTGGTCTGCCGGTGCGGCAACCGGGTCAAGGTCAAGATCCTCCACGACCAGTGGTTCCTGAAGTACAGCGACCCGGCCTGGAAGGCCGAAGTCTCGGACCACTTGAAGGACATGGCGCTCGTGCCCCCCGAAGTCCGGGTCGAGTTCGACCGCACGGTCGACTGGCTCAAGGACTGGGCCTGCACCCGGCGTGTCGGGCTTGGCACCAGGTTCCCGTGGGATACGCAGCAGCTCATCGAGCCTCTCTCGGACTCGACCGTGTACATGGCGTATTACACCATCGCCCATCGGATCCGGGAGATCGACTCAAAGCTGCTCACCCCCGAGGTCTTCGATTACATCTTCCTTGGGAAGAAATCGCCGGACCTCCCCGAGAAGAAGAAACTCGATGCCATGCGGGAAGAGTTCCTGTACTGGTACCCGTACGATTTCCGGTTCTCGGCAAAAGATCTCATCTCCAACCACCTCACGTTCCAGATCTTCCACCACACAACGGTCTTTGCAGGCCATAAGGAACTCCTCCCGAAAGGCATGGTTGTCTTCGGCATGGGCCTCTTGAACGGCGCCAAGATGTCGTCTTCCAAGGGGAACGTCTTCCTGCTCGAAGACGCGGTCCGGGAGTTCGGCGGCGACACGGTCCGGATGTTCTTAATGGGCAGCGCCGAACCCTGGCAGGACTTTGACTGGAGAAACGAGCTCGTCCTCTCCACAAAGAAGCAGATCGAGCGGTTCTACAACACGGTCATGGAGATCAAGGACGCGACCGGCGAGCCGCACGACATCGACCGCTGGCTTGCAAGCCGGCTCCAGGCCCACATTGGACGGACAACGGAAGCCCTTGACAAATTCCAGACCCGGCAGGCCCTCCAGGAAGCCTACTTCGGGATCGAGACCGATCTCAAGTGGTACCGCAGGCGCCTCGGGAAGGACTGCGATGGCAGCAGGGAACTCCACACCCTCTGCTCGGTCTGGACCCGGCTTCTCGCCCCGTTCATCCCCTTCACGGCCGAATACCTCTGGAAGGAACTCGCCGGCGAAGGCCTGGCCTCGTTTGCCCCCTGGCCGGTTGCAGACAAAAAGCTCGTGAACGAGAAAGCCGAGCTGGCCGAGGAACTTCTCATGAGGACGGTCGAGGATGTCGAGTCGATCAAAAAGCTCATCCAGATCACCCCGAAATCGATCACCCTTGCCCTTGCCCCCGAATGGAAGCACCAGATCTTCCGGATGATCGCGGCAGCTGACGACAAGAACACGGTTGTCAAGGAGATCATGAAGGACGAGAGCATGAGGAAACGCGGCAGGGATGCCACCGATGCAGCCAGGCAGTGCACCACCCTCATCCACCGCCTCCCCCCGCACGTGGTCGAGCCCCTGCTCCGGGAGCCCATCAGCGAGAAGGCGGTCTTCGAGTCGGCAAAGGCGTTCCTCGAACAGGAGTTCGGGGTGCCGGTCCACATCGTGGAAGCGGAAGGCAGCGGTCTTTTGAAAGCGGGCACTGCCCTGCCGTTCAAGCCGGCGATTATTATTGAATAA
- a CDS encoding YkgJ family cysteine cluster protein, translated as MASFECNGCGRCCQSYGAFIRIERQMTDQDYFCHNGITGEHFQVHVQPEFAEAISDEYEESDGGKTPTGRKGCPFLCKNPDGRFTCAVYPTRPAICREFRCYRMLIRHAETGEVRGKIIGKGQLSTSDEALLSLWNEKIASLPHLPVPEPGPVQNANAPGTRIHTHMQGSGQGNDREWMARVNAILASYGYRADPVE; from the coding sequence ATGGCAAGCTTTGAATGCAACGGGTGCGGGAGATGCTGCCAGAGCTACGGGGCGTTCATCCGGATCGAACGCCAGATGACCGATCAGGATTACTTCTGCCACAACGGCATCACCGGCGAACATTTCCAGGTTCACGTGCAGCCGGAGTTTGCAGAAGCGATAAGCGATGAATACGAGGAATCGGATGGGGGGAAGACCCCTACCGGTCGCAAGGGCTGCCCGTTCCTGTGCAAAAACCCGGACGGCAGGTTTACCTGCGCCGTGTACCCCACCCGGCCCGCGATCTGCCGGGAGTTCCGCTGTTACCGGATGCTGATCCGGCACGCGGAGACCGGTGAGGTCCGGGGAAAGATCATCGGCAAGGGCCAGCTCAGCACCAGCGATGAGGCCCTGCTCTCCCTCTGGAACGAGAAGATCGCAAGCCTTCCCCACCTCCCTGTACCAGAGCCCGGCCCGGTGCAGAACGCCAACGCACCGGGTACCCGCATCCACACGCACATGCAGGGTTCCGGGCAGGGAAACGACCGGGAATGGATGGCACGTGTCAATGCCATCCTCGCATCATACGGGTACAGAGCAGACCCGGTTGAATAA
- a CDS encoding ion transporter: MQSIADAAVVPAGRAVTTYQSLKRSVYRIMEEEVDGNATARYFNYCMIFLIVLNVAVVILETVPWLYAQYFWFFTTIDVISFAAFTVEYVLRIWVCTTDPAFRNPFAGRIRYALTPLALVDLLAIAPFYLPLIFPVDLRFLRIIRLFRIIRVLKLGRYSDAVRTFGRVINRKKEQLIITLSILVFAIIIASTLMYYAEHDAQPELFASIPNAMWWALVTLATAGSGTMYPVTALGKVIGGIVLVVGIAILALPTAVLAAGFFEETEREILEERRRQEDAVCPACGHHFSPERDEEKAPARTAIFEPPEK; the protein is encoded by the coding sequence ATGCAGAGTATTGCTGATGCAGCGGTTGTGCCGGCGGGAAGAGCGGTAACAACGTACCAGTCCCTGAAAAGATCGGTCTACCGCATCATGGAAGAGGAAGTGGACGGCAATGCCACGGCCCGGTACTTCAACTACTGCATGATCTTCCTGATCGTCCTGAACGTTGCCGTGGTGATTCTCGAGACCGTGCCGTGGCTGTATGCCCAGTATTTCTGGTTTTTCACAACCATTGATGTGATCTCATTTGCCGCGTTCACTGTGGAATACGTTCTCCGCATCTGGGTCTGCACGACAGATCCCGCATTCAGGAATCCCTTTGCCGGGCGCATCCGGTATGCCCTGACCCCGCTTGCACTCGTCGACCTGCTGGCTATCGCACCGTTCTACCTGCCACTCATATTCCCGGTCGATCTCCGCTTCCTCCGGATAATCCGGCTCTTCCGGATCATCCGGGTCCTGAAACTCGGCCGTTACTCGGATGCAGTCAGGACGTTCGGGCGGGTCATCAACCGGAAAAAAGAGCAGCTCATCATCACTCTCTCGATCCTGGTCTTTGCCATCATCATTGCCAGCACCCTGATGTACTATGCCGAACATGATGCCCAGCCCGAGCTCTTTGCCAGCATCCCGAACGCGATGTGGTGGGCGCTTGTCACCCTCGCAACAGCGGGGTCCGGCACCATGTACCCGGTCACTGCGCTGGGCAAGGTGATAGGAGGGATCGTGCTCGTTGTGGGTATTGCCATTTTGGCGCTGCCAACGGCTGTGCTCGCAGCCGGCTTTTTCGAGGAGACCGAGAGGGAGATCCTGGAGGAGAGACGCCGGCAGGAGGATGCGGTCTGCCCGGCCTGCGGGCACCATTTTTCACCGGAAAGAGATGAAGAGAAAGCACCGGCCCGTACAGCGATCTTTGAGCCCCCCGAAAAATAA
- a CDS encoding PGF-pre-PGF domain-containing protein — MNRNPFSSRIHLPALFFVLILSLVAAASAAAPTVSSIAPSSGPNTTTVSITNLAGTGFQSGANITLTPVNVTPVHKGSIADGAGTGGALLDTPYSVYVVGNYAYVASASSNSLEIVNISNPAYPVHTGSISTGGGGGSGALLDAPWSVYLSGNYAYVASYGSSALEIVNISNPASPTHTGSIADGGGGGSGALLNNPSSVYVLGNYAYVASESSSALEIVNISNPESPTHTGSIADGGGGGSGALLDNPHSVYVVGNYAYVASSGSSALEIVDISNPESPTHTGSIADGGGGGSGALLDNPYSVYVSGNYAYVASSGSSALEIVDISNPASPSHAASFPDGTGGARMSTPYGVYVSGNYAYVTSYGSHALEIVDISSPTSPSHAANFPDGAGGALLSTPNGVYVSGNYAYVASYGSNALEIVDISNPANPAQKGSIINGAGKALLSGPYSVYVVGNYAYVASYDSTALEIVDISNPASPSHKGSIWQGDGGALLNNPQGVYVSGNYAYVASSGSDSLEIVDISNPASPSHKGSITDGTGGARLDNPFRVYVSGNYAYVASCNSNALEIVDISNPASPSHKGSISNGDGGALLSMPRGVYISGDYAYVASAGSGALEIVNISNPASPTHKGSISNGGGGGSGALLNSPYSVYVLGNYAYVASAGSDALEIVDISNPASPSHKGSISNGDGGALLNHPQGVYVSGNYAYVASRSSNALEIVDISNPASPTHKASIVNGAGGALLSEPFGVYVSGTYAYVAAKSSNALEIVDIGNIPLTSANVASATKITGTFDLKNRIAGLYHVVVTNPDNQFGTLSSGFTITNGTAAAPTVTGITPSTGQNTTSISITNLAGTGFYGTPTVNLTKTGYSNITATSVTVVSSSNITCTFNLANKIPGTWNVNVTNPDGQQAALLNGFTITNTTSAPTVTGISPSTGQNTTSVSITNLAGTGFYGTPTVNLTRTGYSNITASGVTLVSANQLTCSFDLTNRMSGSWNVNVTNPDGQQAALPNGFEITNSSGPTPTPTPTPNPTPTASGGGDVGPVQRQESASSGSGMSIANGAPAGGAVTYSFGEPAADYPISIESISFVPDQAIGQSQCLITRTSPQEAFTVPDRPAVYESIQINWINPNVMSDAVIQFSVKGSWLREQNIGPQDVVMMRQHDLIWAEIPTVFDHVANDMYFYRATTPGFSNFAVSVRKNVTAIVVVSNTTTIPTTSPTLTATAAATAVTTRIPTSVPVKRTSPTPTPVPAPAVQPETGIPVLYIIAGIAIIIIAAAGFFFGRRWWWARQNPELFRKYD, encoded by the coding sequence ATGAACCGCAACCCGTTCTCCTCCCGCATCCACCTTCCGGCACTTTTCTTTGTGCTCATCCTTAGCCTGGTGGCGGCTGCCTCTGCAGCAGCGCCAACGGTCTCCTCCATCGCGCCATCCTCCGGCCCGAACACGACAACGGTCAGCATCACGAACCTGGCCGGTACCGGGTTCCAGTCCGGGGCAAATATCACCTTAACGCCGGTGAATGTCACCCCCGTCCACAAGGGGAGCATTGCCGACGGGGCAGGCACCGGCGGAGCACTGCTGGACACTCCCTACAGCGTCTACGTTGTCGGGAACTATGCGTATGTGGCAAGTGCTTCCAGCAATTCGCTCGAGATTGTGAATATCAGCAACCCGGCCTATCCGGTGCATACGGGGAGTATTTCGACTGGGGGCGGCGGCGGGAGCGGAGCGCTGCTGGACGCTCCCTGGAGTGTGTACTTATCCGGTAACTATGCGTATGTTGCAAGTTATGGGAGCAGTGCTCTTGAGATCGTGAATATCAGCAACCCGGCAAGTCCTACCCATACGGGGAGTATTGCGGATGGGGGCGGTGGCGGAAGCGGAGCCCTGCTGAACAATCCCTCCAGCGTGTACGTTCTCGGGAACTATGCGTATGTGGCAAGTGAATCCAGCAGTGCTCTTGAGATTGTGAATATCAGCAACCCGGAAAGTCCTACCCATACGGGCAGTATTGCGGATGGGGGCGGCGGGGGGAGCGGAGCGCTGCTGGACAATCCCCATAGCGTCTACGTTGTCGGGAACTATGCGTATGTGGCAAGTTCTGGGAGCAGTGCTCTTGAGATTGTGGATATCAGCAACCCGGAAAGTCCAACCCATACGGGCAGTATTGCGGATGGGGGCGGTGGCGGGAGCGGAGCGTTGCTGGACAATCCCTATAGCGTCTACGTTTCCGGGAACTATGCGTATGTGGCAAGTTCTGGGAGCAGTGCTCTTGAGATTGTGGATATCAGCAACCCCGCAAGTCCATCCCATGCGGCAAGTTTTCCGGATGGAACCGGCGGAGCGCGGATGAGTACTCCGTATGGCGTGTACGTTTCCGGGAACTATGCGTATGTCACAAGTTACGGGAGCCATGCTCTTGAGATCGTGGATATCAGCAGCCCCACAAGTCCATCCCATGCGGCAAATTTTCCGGATGGAGCCGGTGGAGCACTGCTGAGTACTCCGAATGGCGTGTACGTTTCCGGGAACTATGCGTATGTGGCAAGTTATGGGAGCAATGCTCTTGAGATCGTGGATATCAGCAACCCGGCAAACCCGGCCCAGAAGGGCTCTATTATCAATGGAGCCGGCAAAGCCCTGCTGAGCGGTCCCTACAGCGTGTACGTTGTCGGGAACTACGCGTATGTGGCGAGCTATGACAGCACTGCGCTGGAGATCGTGGATATCAGCAACCCCGCAAGTCCATCCCATAAGGGCAGTATCTGGCAGGGTGACGGCGGTGCGCTGCTGAACAATCCGCAGGGAGTGTACGTTTCCGGGAACTATGCCTATGTGGCGAGTAGTGGCAGCGATTCGCTGGAGATCGTGGATATCAGCAACCCCGCAAGTCCATCCCATAAGGGCAGTATTACGGACGGAACCGGCGGCGCGCGGCTTGACAATCCGTTCAGGGTGTATGTTTCCGGGAACTATGCGTATGTAGCAAGCTGCAACAGCAATGCTCTTGAGATCGTGGATATCAGCAACCCGGCCAGCCCCTCCCATAAAGGCAGCATTTCGAATGGAGACGGCGGTGCGCTGCTGAGCATGCCGCGTGGGGTGTACATTTCCGGGGACTATGCCTATGTGGCAAGTGCTGGCAGCGGTGCGCTGGAGATCGTGAATATCAGCAACCCGGCCAGTCCTACCCACAAGGGCAGTATTTCGAATGGTGGCGGCGGCGGGAGCGGAGCCCTGCTGAACAGTCCCTACAGCGTCTACGTTCTCGGGAACTACGCGTATGTGGCAAGTGCTGGCAGTGATGCACTGGAGATCGTGGATATCAGCAACCCCGCAAGTCCATCCCATAAGGGCAGCATTTCGAACGGTGACGGCGGTGCGCTGCTGAACCATCCACAGGGAGTGTACGTTTCCGGGAACTACGCGTATGTGGCGAGCCGCAGCAGCAATGCACTCGAGATCGTGGATATCAGCAACCCGGCCAGTCCAACCCATAAAGCCAGCATCGTTAATGGTGCCGGCGGCGCTCTGCTGAGCGAGCCGTTTGGTGTGTACGTTTCCGGAACCTATGCGTATGTGGCGGCCAAGAGCAGCAATGCACTCGAGATCGTAGATATCGGGAATATTCCTCTGACCAGTGCAAACGTGGCATCTGCCACGAAGATCACCGGAACATTCGACTTGAAAAACCGGATTGCCGGCCTGTATCATGTCGTGGTTACCAACCCGGATAACCAGTTCGGGACGCTCAGCAGCGGGTTCACCATTACGAACGGGACTGCTGCAGCCCCGACCGTGACCGGCATCACCCCGTCGACCGGCCAGAACACGACGAGTATCAGTATCACGAACCTTGCAGGTACCGGGTTCTACGGGACTCCGACCGTCAACCTCACCAAGACCGGATACAGTAACATCACCGCTACCAGCGTGACGGTGGTTTCTTCGAGCAATATTACCTGCACATTCAATCTCGCGAATAAAATCCCGGGAACCTGGAACGTCAACGTCACAAACCCGGATGGCCAGCAGGCCGCTTTGCTCAACGGGTTCACTATCACCAACACAACTTCGGCTCCAACGGTTACCGGCATCTCTCCGTCGACCGGCCAGAACACAACGAGTGTGAGCATCACGAACCTTGCCGGTACCGGGTTCTACGGGACGCCAACGGTCAACCTTACACGTACCGGATACAGCAACATCACCGCTAGCGGCGTGACGCTGGTTTCCGCAAACCAGCTTACCTGTTCCTTCGATCTGACGAACCGGATGTCCGGAAGCTGGAATGTCAACGTGACAAACCCGGATGGCCAGCAGGCGGCTCTGCCCAACGGGTTTGAGATAACCAACTCATCGGGACCCACGCCCACGCCGACTCCGACACCCAACCCGACACCGACCGCATCCGGTGGTGGCGATGTCGGGCCGGTCCAGCGCCAGGAGTCCGCGTCATCGGGAAGCGGCATGTCGATCGCAAACGGGGCCCCGGCTGGCGGGGCGGTAACGTATTCCTTCGGGGAACCGGCAGCGGATTACCCGATCTCGATCGAGAGCATATCGTTTGTGCCCGATCAGGCCATCGGGCAGTCCCAGTGCCTGATCACCCGGACGAGCCCGCAGGAAGCGTTCACTGTTCCGGACCGGCCGGCGGTATACGAGAGCATCCAGATCAACTGGATCAATCCGAATGTGATGTCGGATGCAGTGATCCAGTTCAGCGTGAAGGGCTCCTGGCTACGGGAGCAGAATATCGGCCCCCAGGATGTTGTGATGATGCGGCAGCACGACCTGATCTGGGCTGAGATTCCGACGGTCTTCGATCATGTTGCCAACGACATGTACTTTTACCGGGCAACCACGCCGGGCTTCTCCAATTTCGCGGTCTCGGTCCGGAAGAATGTGACCGCTATCGTGGTTGTTTCGAACACGACAACGATTCCGACAACCTCCCCGACCCTGACCGCAACGGCAGCAGCAACGGCCGTTACGACCCGCATCCCGACGAGTGTTCCGGTAAAGCGGACATCCCCGACTCCCACACCGGTTCCGGCTCCTGCAGTGCAACCTGAAACCGGCATCCCCGTCCTGTACATCATTGCTGGTATCGCGATCATCATCATCGCAGCAGCCGGCTTCTTCTTCGGGAGACGCTGGTGGTGGGCCCGGCAGAACCCGGAGTTGTTCCGGAAATATGACTAA